TTGCGGCCGATGTTCGCGACGGTTTTCCGGCCGCGCTTCGGGAATACGAAGGGGGACTTTGTGGGTGCCACGATCTGGTTGACCGGATTGCCCAGTTCCGGTAAGTCGACGCTGGCCGCGGCGCTGGCCGCCCGGCTCGCGGGCACGCACCCGGTCGAGGTGCTGGACGGCGACGTCGTGCGCCGTCAACTGTTCCCCGAGCTGGGCTTCAGCAAGGACGACCGTGCCGAGAACGTCCGCCGCACGGGCCTGGTGGCCCGCCTGCTGGCCGGTCACGGCGCCATTGTGATCACCCCGGTGATCGCGCCTTACCGGGCCGCCCGCGAGGCCGTTCGAAAGGATCACGAGGCGCACGGTCTGCGGTATCTCGAAGTTTTTGTCGACGCCGCGCCCGAGGTGTGCGCCACGCGCGATGTGAAGGGCTTGTACGCGCGTGCAAAAAAGGGTGAGATCACCGGGTTGACCGGTTTCGACGACCCGTACGAGACGCCCATCCAGCCGGAGTTGCACCTCCGTACGGATGAGTTGTCCGTCGAAACGTGCGTCGAACGCATGGTCGCCCTGCTCGACGGCACCGCGCGATGAAAGCCGCCGACCGCCTGGAGTCCGAGGCGATCCACGTCTTCCGCGAGGTCGCGGGCGAGTTCGACCGGCCGGTCATCCTGTTCTCCGGCGGCAAGGACTCGACCCTGCTGCTGCACCTGGCGGTGAAGGCGTTCTGGCCCGCGCCCGTGCCCTTCCCGCTGCTGCACGTCGACACCGGCCACAACTTCGACGAGGTCATCGAGTTCCGCGACCGGGTGGTCGC
This DNA window, taken from Saccharothrix variisporea, encodes the following:
- the cysC gene encoding adenylyl-sulfate kinase, with protein sequence MGATIWLTGLPSSGKSTLAAALAARLAGTHPVEVLDGDVVRRQLFPELGFSKDDRAENVRRTGLVARLLAGHGAIVITPVIAPYRAAREAVRKDHEAHGLRYLEVFVDAAPEVCATRDVKGLYARAKKGEITGLTGFDDPYETPIQPELHLRTDELSVETCVERMVALLDGTAR